In Aliiglaciecola sp. LCG003, a genomic segment contains:
- a CDS encoding acyl-CoA dehydrogenase family protein: protein MDLTQEHEALRKTVRDFVDREMDPFVEEWESAGKAPLHSLFKKMGDLGLLGIHKPEAFGGSGLDYSYNLVFAEEIGRAYGGSLPMAIGVQTDMATPALARFGSDELKRDFLAPAIAGDMVACIGVSEPGAGSDVAGLKTNAKSDGDDYVINGSKMWITNATQGDWICLLANTSDGNVHANKSLIIVPLDSPGIEISKPLNKMGMRASDTAQIFFDNVRVPKRNRIGEENRGFAMQMMQFQEERIYAAAGALKGMERIIQDTIQWCRERHTFGQPVLNNQVVHFKLAELQTEVEALRALTWKACHQHVNGEDATYLASMAKLKSGRLWREVTDGCLQYWGGMGFMWDNVVARAYRDSRILSIAGGSDEMMLGIIAKHMDIFPKRR, encoded by the coding sequence ATGGACTTAACCCAAGAGCATGAAGCGCTAAGAAAGACAGTTCGAGATTTTGTAGATCGGGAAATGGATCCCTTTGTGGAAGAGTGGGAAAGTGCTGGGAAGGCTCCGCTGCATTCTCTATTCAAGAAAATGGGTGACCTAGGCTTGTTAGGCATTCATAAACCAGAAGCCTTTGGGGGCTCAGGTTTAGATTACAGCTACAATCTAGTGTTTGCTGAAGAGATCGGCCGTGCCTATGGTGGTTCGCTACCCATGGCAATTGGGGTGCAAACGGATATGGCCACACCTGCCTTAGCGCGCTTTGGTAGCGACGAGTTGAAGCGTGATTTTCTCGCACCTGCCATTGCCGGAGACATGGTGGCCTGTATTGGTGTTAGTGAGCCAGGCGCAGGCTCTGATGTGGCAGGTTTAAAAACCAATGCCAAAAGTGACGGTGATGATTACGTCATTAATGGCAGCAAAATGTGGATCACCAACGCAACCCAAGGCGATTGGATTTGTTTGTTGGCCAATACCAGTGACGGTAATGTACATGCCAATAAGTCTCTTATTATCGTTCCACTAGATTCTCCGGGCATTGAGATATCCAAGCCATTGAACAAAATGGGTATGCGCGCCAGTGATACCGCGCAAATCTTTTTCGATAATGTGCGGGTGCCCAAGCGTAATCGGATTGGAGAAGAGAACCGCGGCTTCGCAATGCAGATGATGCAATTCCAAGAAGAACGTATATATGCCGCCGCCGGTGCACTTAAAGGGATGGAACGGATCATTCAAGACACTATCCAGTGGTGTCGTGAGCGTCACACCTTTGGCCAGCCCGTGCTAAACAACCAAGTTGTGCACTTCAAACTGGCTGAATTACAAACTGAAGTTGAGGCTCTTCGCGCGCTAACCTGGAAGGCCTGTCATCAACATGTGAATGGCGAAGATGCTACCTATCTAGCCTCTATGGCAAAACTCAAATCTGGACGATTGTGGCGAGAAGTTACCGATGGGTGTCTACAGTATTGGGGCGGCATGGGGTTCATGTGGGATAACGTGGTTGCCAGAGCCTATCGGGATAGTCGAATTTTATCGATTGCCGGTGGCAGTGACGAGATGATGTTGGGCATTATTGCTAAGCATATGGATATATTTCCAAAGCGCAGATAA
- a CDS encoding nitronate monooxygenase, with amino-acid sequence MAIPVLFHNKLSLPVICAPMFLVSSPKLVISACKNGIVGSFPTFNTRTQDLLDSWIEQISTELDAYAKSNPEKPVAPFAVNLVVHPSNTRLEKDRAVVKKHQVPFVITSQGNPAQVVEEVHQWGGIVFHDVIRADHAKKAIAAGVDGIIIVTAGAGGHAGEINPFALVREIREFWDGPLALAGAINDGYGVRAAEILGADFSYMGTRFIATEEAEVEADYKSMLVSSEIKDLIYTDTFTGVKCNFLKPSIARAGVDLESFQAKSHVDLDLGESNAWKDFWSAGHGVSGIKQVLPMKALVQQLKNEYQGAVEMPAFTTKSS; translated from the coding sequence ATGGCTATTCCAGTATTGTTTCACAACAAATTAAGTTTACCGGTCATTTGCGCTCCTATGTTCTTGGTGTCTAGTCCTAAGTTGGTGATCAGTGCGTGTAAGAACGGCATTGTGGGCTCGTTTCCCACATTTAATACTCGCACCCAAGATTTACTCGACAGCTGGATAGAGCAAATCTCGACAGAATTGGACGCCTACGCCAAATCAAACCCAGAAAAGCCAGTTGCGCCCTTTGCGGTTAATCTTGTGGTGCATCCGTCGAACACTCGTTTAGAAAAAGACCGTGCGGTGGTGAAAAAGCATCAAGTGCCCTTTGTGATCACCAGCCAAGGCAACCCTGCTCAGGTGGTTGAAGAAGTCCATCAGTGGGGTGGCATTGTTTTTCATGACGTTATTCGAGCCGACCATGCCAAGAAAGCTATCGCGGCGGGGGTTGACGGCATCATCATCGTCACCGCCGGTGCGGGTGGACACGCCGGTGAGATCAATCCCTTCGCCTTGGTTCGAGAAATACGTGAGTTTTGGGATGGCCCGCTAGCACTGGCTGGCGCAATTAACGACGGTTACGGCGTGCGGGCAGCTGAAATTTTAGGGGCTGATTTTAGCTACATGGGCACACGCTTCATTGCTACAGAAGAAGCCGAGGTAGAAGCCGACTATAAATCAATGTTGGTGTCCTCTGAAATTAAAGACTTAATCTATACCGATACCTTCACCGGCGTGAAATGTAACTTTCTCAAGCCCTCTATCGCAAGAGCTGGAGTTGACTTAGAAAGCTTTCAGGCCAAATCACATGTGGATCTTGATTTAGGAGAAAGTAATGCCTGGAAAGACTTCTGGAGTGCAGGGCATGGTGTGTCTGGAATTAAGCAGGTTTTGCCTATGAAGGCTTTGGTGCAACAGCTTAAAAATGAATATCAAGGGGCTGTTGAGATGCCTGCTTTTACTACTAAAAGTTCATGA
- a CDS encoding class I SAM-dependent methyltransferase encodes MSASNITYYSKQAESLSAQYDNVSFTDVHSDWLTHLPDKGWALDVGAGSGRDAAFLADKGLSVVAVEPAEGMRSLAREKHSNLNIHWLDDTLPELQKVFALQIKFDLILLSAVWMHIAPSNRERAFRKLSTLLKPNGKLVISLRHGECHDERVMYEVSTSEQAQLASKFGLSYELATSQIAKDKLGRDDVSWQTVVLTLPDNGTGAFPLIRNIVVNDNKASTYKLALLRALLRIAEGHPGAVISQTDDCVELPLGLVSLYWMKLYKPLVDTFAMQQNSNSKKGLGFIKENGWQKLTSLANNDLYVGASYSNSANDFASSLHQTLKDISNTIKDMPVKYITLPGTQDAVFSVQTKFKSKPKCIMLDNDYLASFGSFYLPKPIWDAMAQFSVWIEPALLNEWVAQMEKYSGNKNNGFTRQQYFDALRWDNPHRNTTKVRKRIDALLAQQNVHCVWSGKRLSMTGKYAVDHAIPFARWPNNDLWNLLPSNSQINIKKSDKLPSASKLNSCRSDITHWWQSAWQDDSSEFFTQASFALPMLSNQNRSFDDVFEAFSLQRDRLRDLQQLTEWY; translated from the coding sequence TTGAGCGCCAGCAATATTACTTATTACTCAAAGCAGGCTGAGAGTTTAAGTGCCCAATATGACAATGTCAGTTTTACTGATGTGCATAGTGATTGGCTAACGCATTTGCCAGACAAAGGCTGGGCACTTGATGTTGGTGCAGGGTCTGGCCGTGATGCAGCATTTCTTGCAGATAAAGGTTTAAGTGTTGTTGCTGTTGAACCCGCCGAGGGTATGCGTTCATTAGCTCGCGAAAAACACTCAAATCTTAATATTCATTGGCTTGACGATACGCTTCCAGAGTTACAAAAAGTCTTTGCTCTACAAATTAAATTTGATCTCATTTTACTTAGCGCAGTGTGGATGCATATTGCACCATCTAATCGTGAACGTGCTTTTAGAAAGCTAAGCACCTTATTGAAACCTAATGGCAAGTTAGTGATATCGCTGCGTCACGGTGAATGCCATGACGAGCGTGTTATGTATGAAGTGTCTACATCAGAGCAGGCGCAATTAGCCAGCAAGTTTGGTCTGTCATATGAGTTAGCTACCTCGCAGATAGCTAAGGACAAACTCGGTCGCGATGATGTAAGTTGGCAGACTGTGGTGCTTACCTTGCCTGATAATGGCACAGGGGCTTTTCCACTAATACGCAACATTGTAGTAAACGACAACAAAGCCTCTACGTATAAATTGGCGCTATTGCGCGCCTTGTTGCGCATTGCCGAAGGACATCCCGGCGCAGTGATAAGCCAAACCGATGACTGTGTTGAGTTGCCTCTAGGTTTGGTATCGTTGTATTGGATGAAGTTATATAAACCCTTAGTTGATACCTTTGCTATGCAGCAAAATAGCAACAGCAAAAAGGGCTTAGGTTTTATTAAAGAAAATGGTTGGCAAAAGCTTACTTCGCTTGCAAATAATGACTTGTATGTAGGGGCTAGTTATTCAAATAGTGCTAACGACTTTGCCAGTAGCTTGCATCAAACTTTAAAAGACATTAGTAACACCATAAAAGACATGCCAGTGAAATACATTACTTTACCTGGCACTCAAGATGCGGTGTTTTCGGTGCAAACCAAATTCAAAAGTAAACCCAAATGCATCATGCTTGATAATGACTATTTAGCCAGTTTTGGTTCATTTTACCTACCCAAACCTATTTGGGATGCGATGGCGCAGTTTAGTGTATGGATTGAACCGGCTTTGTTGAATGAGTGGGTAGCTCAAATGGAGAAATACAGCGGCAATAAAAACAATGGGTTTACCCGCCAACAATATTTTGATGCATTGCGTTGGGACAATCCACATCGCAATACCACTAAAGTGCGCAAGCGTATTGACGCACTTTTGGCCCAGCAAAATGTACATTGTGTGTGGTCGGGTAAGCGGCTAAGTATGACTGGCAAATATGCCGTTGATCACGCTATACCATTTGCGCGGTGGCCCAATAACGACTTATGGAATTTGCTGCCCAGCAATAGCCAAATTAATATCAAGAAATCAGATAAGTTACCCAGTGCATCAAAATTAAATAGCTGCCGATCGGATATAACTCATTGGTGGCAATCAGCTTGGCAGGATGATTCGTCTGAATTTTTCACTCAAGCGAGCTTTGCTCTGCCTATGCTTTCAAACCAAAATCGCAGCTTCGATGATGTGTTTGAAGCGTTTTCTTTACAACGTGATCGCCTGCGCGATTTACAGCAATTGACCGAGTGGTATTAA
- a CDS encoding helix-turn-helix domain-containing protein — translation MLKHVTLYACENTMGLSLGLTHDVLAFASSLQKRLLGEPINISLVTLDGKPTSTFSGLAVTPDCALDDIHSTDLVILHGIWGDMDDLLIQQQALYPRLRQWHEQGKPIMAAATAAYFLAEAGLLDDRISTTHWQKQAHFARSYPKVNVRPERYITATGELYCSAGMNAALEIMVYLLSRLSCPEVGESVEQVFLVDFRRGYSGEFTSMGHQTYHKDDEILSVQQWLEIHFMNPVTIDELASKANMSTRTFKRRFKDATGETPLGYIQQLRIEQGKEYLKHSDKSVEEISWSVGYQDAGHFNRLFKRAYAMNASAWRQNHRLHK, via the coding sequence ATGTTGAAGCACGTCACCCTCTACGCTTGTGAAAATACAATGGGCCTGAGCCTAGGTCTTACTCACGATGTTTTAGCCTTTGCGTCGAGCTTACAAAAACGTTTACTGGGTGAGCCAATTAATATTTCGCTGGTGACCTTAGATGGTAAGCCCACATCTACCTTTAGCGGTTTAGCAGTGACACCAGATTGTGCGCTGGATGACATTCACAGCACAGATCTAGTCATACTGCATGGTATTTGGGGAGACATGGATGACTTACTCATTCAGCAACAAGCCTTGTACCCTCGTCTTCGGCAGTGGCATGAACAAGGTAAGCCCATTATGGCGGCGGCAACTGCGGCGTATTTTTTGGCCGAAGCCGGACTCTTGGATGACAGGATCAGTACTACTCACTGGCAAAAGCAAGCCCATTTTGCCCGCTCATACCCCAAAGTAAATGTGCGTCCTGAACGCTATATCACTGCCACAGGTGAGCTTTACTGCTCCGCTGGTATGAATGCGGCACTGGAGATCATGGTGTATTTACTTTCTCGGCTGTCTTGCCCTGAGGTAGGTGAATCTGTTGAGCAGGTATTTTTAGTGGATTTTCGGCGCGGTTACTCCGGCGAATTCACCTCCATGGGACATCAAACCTACCATAAAGACGATGAGATTTTATCTGTTCAACAGTGGTTAGAAATTCACTTTATGAACCCAGTCACCATCGACGAACTGGCCAGCAAGGCAAATATGAGCACCCGCACTTTCAAGCGACGCTTTAAAGATGCCACCGGCGAAACACCCCTTGGCTACATACAGCAACTCCGAATCGAACAAGGCAAAGAGTACCTCAAGCATAGTGACAAGAGCGTAGAAGAAATTTCCTGGTCAGTAGGCTACCAAGATGCCGGACACTTTAACCGCTTGTTCAAACGAGCCTATGCAATGAATGCATCTGCGTGGCGACAAAATCACCGCTTACATAAATAA